Proteins encoded in a region of the Acidobacteriota bacterium genome:
- a CDS encoding NAD-dependent epimerase/dehydratase family protein, with translation MKTLVTGAHGFIGRNLVVRLRRAGMDVAEVHRGSTPDDLRSGVRDAGVVFHLAGMNRPAPGIDADAEFAAGNVGSVDALLAAIDDVRARPLIVLSSSTQAAAANAYGRSKLAAEAALKAHATRRGLAVVIYRLPGVFGKWGRPDYNSVVSTFCHRIARGQAIEISDPARVIELVHVDDVVEQFQSHMSPPMPSGLSRGTVRPSFTISLGALAARIQGFKAARTTLEVADAADPLTRRLLGTYLTYLPLSDLAYPLQQRVDARGVLAELLKSPTFGQMFVSRTHPGVTRGNHYHDLKVEKFCVLEGDAIIRFRAILGDDVTEHRVSGRDFTVVDIPPGVTHSIENVGTSELITLFWASEIFDPARPDTYANEVRRG, from the coding sequence GTGAAGACACTGGTGACCGGCGCGCACGGCTTCATCGGCAGAAACCTCGTGGTGAGGCTCCGCCGGGCCGGGATGGACGTGGCCGAGGTGCATCGCGGTTCAACGCCCGATGATCTGCGATCCGGTGTGCGCGACGCCGGCGTCGTCTTCCACCTTGCCGGCATGAATCGCCCCGCGCCGGGGATCGACGCCGATGCGGAATTCGCCGCCGGGAACGTCGGCTCGGTCGACGCTCTCCTGGCCGCGATCGACGATGTCCGCGCCAGACCGCTGATCGTCCTGTCATCTTCCACCCAGGCCGCCGCAGCCAATGCGTACGGCCGCTCCAAGTTGGCGGCAGAAGCCGCGCTCAAGGCACATGCCACCCGCCGCGGCCTGGCGGTCGTGATTTACCGGCTGCCTGGTGTGTTCGGCAAGTGGGGCCGGCCCGACTACAACTCCGTCGTGTCGACGTTCTGCCATCGGATTGCGCGCGGCCAGGCGATCGAAATTTCTGATCCGGCCCGTGTCATCGAACTGGTGCACGTCGACGATGTGGTCGAACAATTCCAGTCGCACATGTCTCCGCCGATGCCGTCCGGTCTCAGTCGCGGAACCGTGCGACCGTCCTTCACCATCTCGTTGGGTGCGCTCGCGGCGCGAATCCAGGGGTTCAAGGCAGCTCGGACCACACTCGAAGTGGCCGACGCTGCCGACCCGCTGACGCGAAGACTCCTGGGGACCTACCTGACGTATTTGCCGCTGTCAGACCTCGCGTATCCCCTGCAGCAGCGCGTTGATGCGCGCGGGGTGCTGGCCGAACTGCTGAAGTCGCCCACGTTCGGGCAGATGTTTGTGTCGCGCACCCACCCCGGCGTGACCCGCGGCAACCACTACCATGACCTCAAGGTCGAGAAATTCTGCGTACTCGAAGGCGACGCCATCATTCGATTCCGCGCCATTCTTGGTGACGACGTGACCGAGCATCGGGTGTCGGGCCGTGACTTCACGGTGGTCGATATCCCGCCGGGTGTGACCCACAGCATTGAGAATGTCGGCACGTCCGAGTTGATTACATTGTTCTGGGCGTCGGAGATCTTCGACCCGGCGCGGCCAGACACCTATGCGAACGAGGTGCGCCGTGGCTAG
- a CDS encoding NAD-dependent epimerase/dehydratase family protein: protein MVTGATGFVGSVLVSRLAATPSCEVRAVCRTPPSAPTAGIEWVVGPELGPDADWRPLLVGVDVVVHLAARVHVMNAAGPAAAQQFSRTNVEGTRRLALQATDAGVRRFVFLSSVKVNGEQGRFNEESPAAPADPYAESKSEGERVLRELARRAPLEVVILRPPLVYGPGVKANFRSLLHAVRRGIPLPLGGIANSRSLVSVDNLVDLIVVCLDHPAAASETFLVSDGEDLSTPALVRRLAAAAGCRARLVPVPRWGLRLAGALSGQTPAIERLTGSLQVDISKARRVLGWQPPFSVDEGLRKAARQ, encoded by the coding sequence ATGGTCACCGGCGCCACCGGGTTTGTCGGGTCGGTGCTGGTGTCGCGGCTGGCCGCGACGCCATCGTGTGAGGTGCGCGCCGTGTGCCGGACTCCGCCTTCAGCGCCGACGGCGGGTATCGAGTGGGTTGTGGGGCCCGAGCTGGGGCCTGACGCCGACTGGCGCCCTCTCCTCGTTGGGGTGGATGTCGTTGTCCATCTTGCGGCGCGCGTGCACGTGATGAATGCGGCCGGCCCGGCGGCCGCGCAGCAGTTCAGCCGCACCAACGTGGAGGGCACCCGGCGTCTCGCCCTGCAGGCCACCGACGCCGGTGTGCGCCGCTTCGTGTTCCTGAGTTCGGTCAAAGTCAACGGAGAACAGGGGCGCTTCAACGAAGAGAGTCCCGCGGCGCCGGCGGATCCGTACGCTGAGAGCAAGAGTGAGGGTGAACGCGTTCTTCGTGAACTTGCGCGGAGAGCGCCGCTTGAGGTCGTCATCCTTCGGCCGCCGTTGGTGTACGGTCCCGGCGTGAAGGCAAACTTCCGGTCGTTGTTGCACGCGGTGCGCCGCGGCATTCCGCTGCCGCTCGGGGGCATCGCGAATTCCCGCAGTCTGGTGAGTGTGGACAACCTGGTGGACTTGATCGTCGTGTGTCTGGATCATCCCGCTGCCGCGTCCGAGACCTTCCTGGTCAGTGATGGGGAAGACCTGTCGACGCCGGCCCTCGTGCGCCGCTTGGCGGCGGCCGCTGGCTGTCGCGCGCGGCTTGTGCCGGTGCCTCGCTGGGGACTTCGGCTGGCCGGCGCACTGAGCGGGCAGACGCCGGCGATCGAACGCCTGACCGGTTCCCTGCAGGTGGACATTTCCAAGGCGCGACGGGTGTTGGGGTGGCAGCCTCCGTTTTCGGTGGATGAAGGCCTGCGCAAGGCGGCGCGCCAATGA
- a CDS encoding polysaccharide biosynthesis protein, whose translation MSLHGSLLITGGTGTFGNAVAGRLLAEGLSEIRIFSRDEKKQDDMRRRWADRRVRFYLGDVRDEQGLRDAMAGVDYVFHAAALKQVPSCEFFPVEAMRTNAFGTENVLNAAMAARVKRVIVLSTDKAVYPINAMGISKAMMEKIAVAKSRVAGRDTVICCTRYGNVMGSRGSVVPLFARHAQAGQSLPVTDPAMTRFMMSIDGAVDLVLWAFEHGNPGDIFVQKAPAATIETLAHAVNRALGTQSAIRLIGTRHGEKLFETLLTREEMAIAEDMGHYYRVAADGRDLNYSLYFDTGRRDSSAHDDYTSHNTTQLSVAELGDLLLSVDTIKRARAGEKIDE comes from the coding sequence ATGAGTTTGCACGGATCGTTGTTGATCACTGGCGGAACCGGGACGTTCGGCAACGCCGTTGCCGGGCGGCTGCTGGCTGAAGGCCTCAGCGAGATCCGCATCTTCTCGCGCGACGAAAAAAAGCAGGACGATATGCGCCGCCGCTGGGCGGACCGCCGCGTGCGGTTTTATCTCGGCGACGTCCGCGATGAACAGGGCCTGCGCGACGCGATGGCCGGTGTCGACTACGTCTTCCACGCCGCCGCACTCAAGCAGGTGCCGTCCTGCGAGTTCTTCCCGGTCGAAGCCATGCGGACCAACGCGTTCGGGACGGAAAATGTGCTCAACGCCGCGATGGCTGCGCGCGTCAAGCGCGTCATTGTCCTGTCCACCGACAAAGCGGTGTATCCCATCAACGCCATGGGCATCTCGAAAGCGATGATGGAGAAGATCGCGGTGGCCAAGTCACGCGTCGCCGGCCGCGACACCGTCATCTGTTGCACACGGTACGGCAATGTCATGGGGAGCCGGGGGTCGGTGGTGCCGCTCTTCGCGCGCCACGCGCAGGCGGGGCAGTCCCTGCCGGTGACCGACCCCGCGATGACGCGATTCATGATGTCCATTGACGGCGCCGTGGACCTGGTGTTGTGGGCGTTTGAACACGGCAATCCCGGCGACATCTTCGTGCAGAAGGCGCCCGCGGCCACAATTGAGACGCTGGCGCACGCCGTCAACCGCGCGCTCGGCACCCAGAGTGCCATCCGGCTGATCGGGACCCGACACGGAGAGAAGCTGTTCGAGACCCTGCTGACGCGCGAGGAAATGGCGATTGCCGAGGACATGGGCCACTACTACCGAGTGGCCGCGGATGGCCGCGACCTGAACTACAGCCTCTACTTCGACACCGGCCGCCGCGACTCCTCGGCCCACGACGACTACACCAGCCACAACACCACGCAACTGTCGGTGGCCGAACTCGGTGACCTCCTCCTGTCGGTCGACACCATCAAGCGCGCCAGAGCCGGCGAGAAGATCGACGAGTAG
- a CDS encoding glycosyltransferase family 4 protein, protein MTPKLRVLVFSGCYLPGFRAGGPISSLVNLVKALGAEVDFRIVTLDTDVGSHTPYATVTSGVWQTVDGTEVLYLSRGAVSIRRLAGEIDRHAPQLMYLNGFFEPVFTIRLMVARRLGMIPRIPILLAPRGDCSPGALSLKRAKKSVYISCARLAGLYRDLSWHASSALERQDIMRVMTAVPAERIHVAPVLTAETTAAPSRPPAPADGALRVCFLSRISPIKNLDFALRVLASVQAPVVFTIYGPIEDAGYWAACEALVARLPEHIRAVYAGEVPSADVRGTLARHDLLFLPSRGESFGHVIHEALSAGVPVLTSDQTPWTDLDQHGAGWSLPLHSMAAFAHTIDAVSRRSPQERDAAAARATAYAAQRADRPAAIRRTYELLSRVAGT, encoded by the coding sequence ATGACGCCGAAGTTGCGTGTGCTGGTATTCAGCGGATGTTACCTCCCAGGGTTCCGGGCGGGTGGTCCGATTAGTTCGCTGGTGAATCTCGTGAAGGCGCTTGGTGCGGAAGTCGATTTCCGGATCGTGACGCTCGACACGGATGTCGGCAGTCACACACCCTACGCCACCGTCACGTCCGGCGTCTGGCAGACGGTTGACGGTACCGAGGTGTTGTATCTCTCGCGGGGCGCCGTGTCGATCCGCAGGCTGGCCGGGGAAATAGACCGGCATGCGCCGCAATTGATGTACCTCAACGGATTCTTTGAGCCGGTCTTTACCATCCGTCTCATGGTGGCGCGCCGGCTCGGAATGATCCCGAGGATCCCCATCCTCCTCGCGCCCAGGGGTGACTGTTCTCCGGGTGCGCTGAGTCTGAAGCGCGCCAAAAAATCCGTCTACATTTCGTGCGCGCGTCTCGCCGGACTCTATCGGGATCTCTCGTGGCATGCGTCAAGTGCCCTTGAGCGCCAGGACATCATGCGCGTGATGACGGCCGTGCCTGCCGAGCGTATCCATGTCGCTCCGGTGCTGACCGCCGAGACAACCGCGGCTCCGTCCCGGCCGCCGGCGCCCGCTGATGGCGCCCTGCGTGTCTGTTTCCTGTCACGTATCTCCCCGATCAAAAACCTCGATTTCGCCCTGCGCGTGCTGGCCTCGGTGCAGGCGCCCGTGGTCTTCACGATCTATGGCCCCATCGAGGATGCCGGGTATTGGGCGGCGTGCGAGGCACTGGTCGCCCGGTTGCCGGAGCACATCCGGGCGGTTTACGCCGGCGAGGTGCCATCCGCCGATGTGAGGGGAACGCTGGCGCGGCATGACCTGTTGTTCCTGCCCAGTCGGGGCGAGAGTTTTGGTCATGTCATCCATGAGGCACTCTCGGCTGGTGTGCCTGTGTTGACGAGCGATCAAACCCCCTGGACCGATCTGGATCAGCACGGCGCCGGGTGGAGCCTGCCTCTGCACTCCATGGCGGCTTTCGCGCACACCATCGACGCGGTCAGCCGGCGTTCGCCGCAGGAACGCGACGCCGCCGCAGCCCGCGCGACCGCGTATGCCGCACAGCGGGCCGACAGGCCGGCCGCGATTCGCCGGACGTACGAGTTGCTCAGTCGGGTGGCCGGCACATGA
- a CDS encoding glycosyltransferase family 4 protein, which yields MARIAGRRHLMARVLVLTLVAPPDGVSTAVIVGELAADLKTSGHEVTVMTTVPHYNRDAQAEARQPLRRMWGGLLARSECAGVPVIHVIMPRKNASPWLRVLAWAQFHVLSLMASLALVRNVDVIVAPSPPLTIGLCAWLLGLIYRAPFIYNVQELYPDIAVRLGAIRSPWLIRPLYALERFVYARARVITPIAEHMRQRILEKGVPETKVRLIPNFVDVDDMRPLPKENAFSRAHGLDRDFVVTYAGNMGPAQDLETVLEAAALLRDETGLTFLFVGDGGRRAALEDQARRLGLGHVRFLAHQDYAVVPEIYATSDLCLVTLAARTGSDAVPSKVYRIMACARPVLVSADVDSDLAVLVSGTRSGMVVPPESPAAMADAIRRAMRDPSAGAAMGLAGRAHVLEHYGRRSVSARYDALVREVTR from the coding sequence GTGGCACGAATCGCCGGCCGCCGGCACCTGATGGCGCGCGTGCTGGTGCTCACGCTGGTGGCTCCGCCAGACGGCGTGTCCACGGCCGTGATTGTGGGAGAACTCGCGGCGGACCTCAAGACGTCGGGCCACGAGGTGACGGTGATGACGACCGTGCCGCATTACAACCGAGATGCCCAGGCCGAGGCGCGGCAGCCGCTGCGCCGGATGTGGGGCGGGCTGCTGGCGCGCAGCGAATGCGCCGGCGTGCCGGTGATTCACGTCATCATGCCGCGCAAGAACGCCAGTCCCTGGCTCCGTGTCCTGGCGTGGGCGCAGTTCCATGTCCTGAGCCTCATGGCGTCGTTGGCGCTCGTGCGGAACGTGGATGTCATTGTGGCGCCCTCACCGCCGCTGACCATCGGGTTGTGCGCGTGGCTGTTGGGACTGATCTACCGCGCGCCCTTTATTTACAACGTGCAGGAGCTGTACCCGGACATCGCCGTTCGACTGGGCGCGATCAGGAGCCCGTGGCTGATCCGGCCGCTGTACGCTCTTGAGCGTTTTGTTTACGCGCGCGCTCGCGTGATCACGCCGATTGCCGAGCACATGCGCCAACGCATTCTGGAAAAAGGCGTCCCTGAGACCAAAGTCCGGCTCATTCCGAATTTTGTCGACGTCGATGACATGAGGCCGCTGCCCAAGGAGAATGCCTTCAGCCGCGCGCATGGACTGGACCGCGACTTTGTGGTGACGTACGCCGGCAACATGGGGCCGGCCCAGGATCTCGAAACCGTCCTCGAAGCTGCCGCGTTGCTACGAGACGAAACCGGCCTCACGTTCCTGTTTGTGGGTGACGGCGGCCGCCGCGCTGCGCTTGAGGACCAGGCGCGACGCCTGGGATTGGGACATGTGCGGTTTTTGGCGCACCAGGATTACGCGGTCGTGCCCGAGATCTACGCCACGTCGGATCTCTGTCTCGTGACGCTTGCGGCCAGGACCGGGAGTGACGCCGTGCCGTCGAAGGTGTACCGCATCATGGCCTGCGCGCGTCCGGTCCTGGTGTCGGCGGATGTGGACTCCGATCTCGCCGTTCTGGTGTCGGGCACGCGATCCGGGATGGTTGTCCCACCCGAGTCTCCGGCGGCCATGGCGGACGCCATTCGTCGCGCGATGCGCGACCCTTCAGCGGGCGCCGCGATGGGGCTGGCAGGCAGGGCGCATGTGCTGGAGCACTACGGCCGCCGCTCGGTCAGCGCGCGCTATGACGCGCTGGTGCGCGAGGTCACGCGGTGA
- the wecB gene encoding UDP-N-acetylglucosamine 2-epimerase (non-hydrolyzing) — MRTRCAVASSRFKVMTIVGTRPEIIRLSRVMVRLDRDTDHVLVHTGQNYDYELNQVFFDDLELRPPDHYLNAAGATAAETIGQVIIAVDRLLEAVRPEAVLILGDTNSSLAAIPAKRRRIPVFHMEAGNRCFDMRVPEEINRRIVDHISDINLPYSAIAREYLLREGVPPDRVVVTGSPMYEVLHHVMPKVERSKILEQLGLTPQGYFLVSCHREENVDSPSNLSGLVDILNSLATTTGKRVIVTTHPRARRRLDGVALDERVELHKPFGLTDYVALQLGADVTLSDSGTITEEASILNLRALNIRDAHERPEGMEEAAVIMTGLRWPRVAQGLTLLAGQPRGPERVLRVVRDYDVPNVSEKVVRILLSYTDYVRRVVWHESPAAGT, encoded by the coding sequence ATGCGAACGAGGTGCGCCGTGGCTAGTTCCAGGTTCAAGGTGATGACGATCGTCGGCACGCGGCCCGAGATCATCCGGTTGTCGCGTGTGATGGTGCGGCTCGATCGCGACACCGACCATGTGCTGGTCCACACGGGCCAGAACTACGACTACGAGCTCAACCAGGTGTTTTTTGACGACCTCGAGTTGCGCCCGCCCGACCACTACCTGAATGCCGCAGGGGCGACCGCGGCTGAGACGATTGGGCAGGTGATCATCGCCGTGGATCGGCTGCTCGAGGCAGTACGCCCTGAAGCCGTTCTGATCCTGGGAGACACCAATTCGTCGCTGGCGGCGATTCCAGCCAAACGCCGCAGGATTCCGGTGTTCCACATGGAAGCCGGCAATCGCTGTTTCGACATGCGTGTGCCCGAGGAAATCAATCGGCGCATCGTGGATCATATTTCGGACATCAACCTGCCCTATAGCGCCATCGCACGGGAATACCTTCTGCGTGAAGGCGTGCCCCCCGATCGGGTGGTCGTCACCGGCAGTCCGATGTACGAAGTCCTCCACCATGTGATGCCCAAGGTTGAACGATCGAAGATTCTGGAGCAACTCGGTCTCACGCCGCAGGGCTATTTTCTGGTGAGTTGCCATCGCGAGGAGAATGTGGATTCGCCGTCGAATCTGTCCGGCCTCGTGGACATCCTGAACAGTCTGGCGACCACAACGGGCAAGCGGGTCATTGTCACGACCCACCCGCGCGCGCGCCGGCGGCTGGACGGCGTTGCTCTGGACGAACGCGTCGAGTTGCACAAACCGTTCGGGCTGACCGACTACGTGGCGCTGCAGCTGGGCGCTGACGTGACGCTGTCCGACAGCGGCACGATCACGGAGGAAGCGTCGATCCTCAATCTCCGCGCGCTCAATATCAGGGACGCGCATGAGCGACCCGAGGGGATGGAGGAAGCGGCCGTCATCATGACCGGCCTTCGCTGGCCGCGTGTCGCGCAGGGACTGACCCTGCTGGCGGGGCAGCCGCGTGGCCCCGAGCGAGTCCTGCGCGTGGTTCGGGATTACGACGTGCCGAACGTCTCGGAGAAAGTGGTCCGCATTCTGTTGAGCTACACCGACTATGTGCGGCGGGTGGTGTGGCACGAATCGCCGGCCGCCGGCACCTGA
- a CDS encoding O-antigen ligase family protein: MTTRAAWLAVAFLALVTPVLVFPGILGYANMLVAATVGMVALGVAVGLIHNTGRLAWPLALLSLAAIFGWWRVPDNVNTLNHFCGLALGVLAMSTLAVWCRNRLTFAAATGACLLLGAVVLGVGLRSTTPLHETQSQVGNPLSDPRTSVPLPLQELHARRSVNPNALGATAMLILPIAAAVAIAPVPWHGLPLALRLLGWMSAALSAVVVLLTQSRSVWLSAMCLLVLLTRRWIQARTWWRLVAASGVLVAVAVVIARDHPVVIATATAVGARADIWRDGVNAWRSSPWFGIGLDYLRESGLAMVRIAPDRMAGAPHAHNMFLQTALDVGLCGLVAYLAIIGFVLRRAADLVTAPGVETLARYVGVGAGLSVVSVHVYGLFDAVPLGAKVGLFQWLSCGLILAASRMRTPPEET, encoded by the coding sequence ATGACCACTCGTGCCGCCTGGCTTGCCGTCGCCTTTCTGGCACTCGTCACCCCGGTGCTCGTCTTCCCGGGAATACTCGGGTACGCCAACATGCTTGTGGCCGCCACGGTCGGCATGGTGGCGCTTGGAGTGGCGGTCGGTCTGATCCACAACACGGGTCGGCTCGCCTGGCCCCTGGCGCTGCTGTCGCTCGCCGCCATCTTCGGGTGGTGGCGCGTCCCCGACAACGTGAACACGCTCAACCATTTTTGCGGACTGGCGCTGGGAGTCCTGGCGATGAGCACACTTGCCGTCTGGTGCCGCAACCGGCTGACATTCGCCGCCGCGACCGGTGCGTGCCTGCTCCTGGGAGCCGTGGTGCTTGGCGTCGGCCTCAGGAGTACGACGCCGCTCCATGAAACCCAGTCGCAGGTCGGCAATCCCCTGTCGGATCCCCGGACATCCGTGCCGCTCCCGCTGCAGGAACTGCATGCCCGCCGGTCGGTGAACCCCAACGCACTCGGCGCCACAGCGATGCTCATCCTGCCGATCGCGGCTGCGGTGGCGATCGCGCCGGTGCCATGGCACGGTCTGCCTCTGGCGCTGCGTCTGCTGGGATGGATGTCGGCCGCCCTCTCGGCTGTGGTCGTCCTCCTCACGCAGTCACGCTCGGTGTGGCTGTCTGCCATGTGCCTTCTGGTGTTGCTCACGCGGCGGTGGATCCAGGCGCGCACCTGGTGGCGACTGGTGGCGGCCTCTGGTGTCCTGGTCGCGGTTGCCGTCGTGATCGCCCGCGATCATCCCGTGGTCATAGCCACAGCCACGGCCGTCGGCGCCCGGGCCGACATCTGGCGCGATGGTGTCAACGCGTGGCGATCGTCGCCCTGGTTCGGCATCGGCCTCGACTACTTGAGGGAAAGCGGTCTGGCGATGGTGCGCATTGCGCCAGACCGGATGGCCGGCGCGCCGCACGCGCACAACATGTTTTTGCAGACGGCCCTGGATGTCGGCCTCTGCGGCCTGGTGGCATATTTGGCTATCATAGGGTTCGTTTTGCGCCGCGCGGCGGATCTGGTGACTGCCCCCGGCGTTGAAACACTCGCGCGATATGTCGGGGTCGGCGCGGGATTGTCAGTGGTCTCAGTCCACGTCTACGGCCTGTTCGATGCCGTGCCGCTCGGAGCCAAGGTCGGGCTGTTCCAGTGGCTGTCGTGCGGATTGATTCTGGCGGCCTCGCGCATGCGAACGCCGCCTGAGGAAACATGA